One segment of Cryomorphaceae bacterium DNA contains the following:
- the tuf gene encoding elongation factor Tu gives MAKATFDRSKPHVNIGTIGHVDHGKTTLTAAITTVLANKGLSELRSFDSIDNAPEEKERGITINTSHVEYQTANRHYAHVDCPGHADYVKNMVTGAAQMDGAILVVAATDGPMPQTREHILLGRQVGVPRIVVFMNKVDMVDDEELLELVEMEIRDLLSFYDYDGDNTPVIRGSALGALNGEEKWVNTVMELMDAVDTWIEIPPRDIEKDFLMSVEDVFSITGRGTVATGRIETGVINSGEEVEILGMQDKKMKSTVTGVEMFRKILDRGEAGDNVGLLLRGIEKTEIKRGMVIAKPGSITPHTKFKAEIYVLKKEEGGRHTPFHNKYRPQFYFRTTDVTGEITLEEGREMVMPGDNVTITVQLIVPVAMDKGLRFAIREGGRTVGAGQVTEIIE, from the coding sequence ATGGCAAAAGCAACATTTGATCGTTCCAAACCCCACGTAAACATCGGTACCATCGGTCACGTGGATCACGGAAAAACTACCCTGACTGCTGCAATTACTACTGTACTTGCCAACAAGGGGCTCTCAGAACTGCGCAGCTTCGATTCTATCGATAACGCACCCGAAGAGAAAGAACGAGGTATTACGATCAACACCTCACACGTAGAATACCAAACAGCTAACCGTCACTACGCACACGTTGACTGTCCCGGTCACGCTGACTACGTAAAGAACATGGTAACTGGTGCTGCCCAGATGGACGGTGCTATCCTGGTTGTTGCCGCTACTGATGGCCCTATGCCTCAAACCCGAGAGCACATCCTTCTCGGTCGTCAGGTAGGTGTGCCTCGTATCGTTGTGTTCATGAACAAAGTGGACATGGTGGATGATGAGGAACTCCTCGAGCTTGTTGAGATGGAAATTCGCGACTTGCTTTCTTTCTACGACTACGATGGTGACAATACCCCCGTTATCCGCGGTTCAGCTCTCGGCGCTTTGAATGGCGAAGAGAAGTGGGTCAACACAGTAATGGAATTGATGGATGCCGTTGATACATGGATCGAAATTCCACCACGTGACATTGAGAAGGACTTCCTGATGTCGGTTGAAGACGTGTTCTCTATTACCGGTCGTGGAACCGTAGCTACCGGACGTATCGAAACCGGAGTAATCAACTCAGGTGAGGAAGTAGAAATCCTCGGTATGCAGGATAAGAAGATGAAGTCAACCGTAACTGGTGTGGAAATGTTCCGCAAGATCCTCGACCGCGGTGAGGCCGGTGACAACGTTGGTCTGCTTCTTCGTGGTATCGAGAAAACTGAGATTAAGCGTGGAATGGTTATCGCCAAGCCAGGTTCAATCACTCCTCACACCAAATTCAAAGCTGAAATCTACGTGTTGAAGAAAGAAGAAGGTGGTCGTCACACTCCTTTCCACAACAAATACCGCCCTCAGTTCTACTTCCGTACTACTGATGTAACCGGTGAAATCACTTTGGAAGAAGGTCGTGAGATGGTAATGCCTGGTGATAACGTAACCATCACCGTTCAGCTGATCGTACCAGTAGCGATGGACAAAGGTCTGCGCTTTGCGATCCGTGAAGGTGGCCGTACCGTAGGTGCTGGTCAGGTTACCGAAATCATCGAGTAA
- the raiA gene encoding ribosome-associated translation inhibitor RaiA, translating into MHLNVHSIQFKADRKLINFVEDRVDKLGLFSDNIISGEVFLRLEKSEDSKNKISEIRLHIPGKELFAKRQCKSFEEGIDEAVEALRRQLMKSKGKRRVRMAS; encoded by the coding sequence ATGCACCTAAATGTTCATTCCATCCAATTCAAAGCAGATCGCAAACTGATTAACTTTGTAGAAGACCGGGTTGACAAGCTCGGGTTGTTCTCTGACAACATTATTTCCGGTGAAGTTTTTTTACGACTCGAAAAATCTGAAGACAGTAAGAACAAGATTTCTGAAATCCGCCTTCACATACCCGGCAAGGAGCTTTTTGCCAAACGTCAATGCAAGTCATTCGAAGAAGGAATTGACGAAGCTGTAGAAGCCCTGCGTAGGCAGCTTATGAAATCCAAAGGAAAAAGACGCGTTAGAATGGCTTCGTAG
- a CDS encoding integrase, with the protein MSVPAFLNYVTHEKRYSAHTVKAYSSDLDQFGAYLKQSYELDEPGQATHTMIRSWVVELVQEGVKEVSIKRKISCLKAYYKYLKRTGQLTVNPMQKVVAPRAGTRLPVFVEEKNMNRLFEPDMFSDDFTGCRDALIIELFYHTGMRLSELIQLTEKDVRTNERLIRVLGKRNKERLIPISDHLAAIIKRYETLKKEQSFCIPTIYFVVKDNGDKLYPKLVYRIVNHYLGLVTTLRKKSPHVLRHTFATHMLNHGADLGAIRTLLGHSSLAATQVYTHNSIEKLKDVHRKAHPKG; encoded by the coding sequence ATGTCTGTACCTGCCTTTCTAAATTACGTCACCCACGAAAAGCGTTACTCTGCGCATACCGTTAAGGCGTACTCCTCCGATTTGGATCAATTCGGAGCCTATCTCAAGCAGTCCTATGAACTGGATGAACCCGGTCAGGCTACCCATACCATGATACGCTCATGGGTTGTGGAGCTTGTGCAGGAAGGGGTGAAGGAGGTAAGCATCAAGCGGAAAATATCCTGCCTCAAGGCCTATTACAAATACCTGAAGCGCACCGGCCAGCTCACCGTCAATCCGATGCAAAAAGTAGTGGCGCCCAGGGCGGGCACGCGCTTGCCGGTGTTTGTGGAAGAGAAGAATATGAACCGACTCTTTGAGCCCGACATGTTCAGCGACGACTTTACAGGTTGCCGCGACGCGCTTATTATTGAGCTGTTCTACCATACGGGAATGCGCTTGTCTGAGTTGATTCAACTCACCGAAAAAGATGTTCGCACCAACGAGCGCCTGATTCGGGTATTGGGTAAAAGAAACAAAGAGAGGTTGATTCCTATCAGCGACCATCTCGCGGCAATAATCAAACGCTATGAAACGTTGAAAAAAGAGCAGTCATTCTGTATCCCAACCATATATTTCGTCGTAAAAGACAACGGCGATAAATTGTATCCAAAACTTGTTTATCGAATCGTGAATCATTACCTTGGTCTGGTTACCACCCTCCGCAAAAAAAGCCCGCACGTGCTGAGACACACATTCGCAACACACATGCTGAACCACGGCGCAGATCTGGGAGCTATTCGTACTTTGCTCGGGCATTCCAGCCTTGCCGCTACGCAGGTTTACACACACAATTCAATAGAAAAACTTAAGGATGTTCACCGTAAGGCCCATCCTAAAGGATAG
- a CDS encoding 30S ribosomal protein S21 gives MLIIPVKEGENIERALKRFKKKFERTGTMRQLRARQHFTKPSVERRKEVLKARYVAQMKRENE, from the coding sequence ATGCTGATTATTCCTGTTAAAGAAGGCGAAAACATTGAGCGAGCTCTCAAGCGTTTCAAGAAGAAGTTCGAGCGCACCGGAACGATGCGTCAATTGCGTGCTCGTCAGCACTTTACAAAGCCTTCAGTAGAACGTCGCAAGGAAGTTTTGAAAGCGAGGTACGTTGCGCAGATGAAGCGCGAAAATGAATAG
- a CDS encoding adenine phosphoribosyltransferase: protein MNSLTMRLKEVIRDVPDFPKPGIMFKDITPILQNPDLTAEIVDALAAEARVMRVDAIAGVESRGFFFGPQMARSLNVPFIPIRKKGKLPYHTVSYAYDLEYGQAVVEMHKDAVHPGMRVLVHDDLLATGGTAMAGAELVKVQQGIVTGFSFLVELAFLNGRNALEPYRIPIHSMVTY from the coding sequence ATGAATAGTCTTACTATGCGGCTCAAAGAGGTCATTCGGGATGTGCCGGATTTTCCGAAGCCCGGCATCATGTTCAAGGATATCACGCCGATTTTGCAAAACCCCGATCTTACGGCAGAGATTGTAGATGCTTTGGCCGCGGAGGCCCGTGTAATGCGTGTAGATGCCATTGCCGGTGTGGAGAGCAGAGGGTTTTTCTTCGGGCCCCAAATGGCCCGATCACTCAACGTACCTTTTATCCCCATTCGAAAGAAAGGAAAATTACCCTACCATACCGTATCATACGCGTATGATTTGGAATACGGACAGGCCGTGGTAGAAATGCACAAAGACGCGGTACATCCGGGTATGCGGGTTTTGGTACACGATGATTTGCTTGCCACCGGAGGAACAGCCATGGCGGGTGCCGAGCTGGTTAAGGTGCAGCAAGGTATTGTAACCGGATTCTCTTTTTTGGTGGAATTGGCTTTCCTGAATGGACGCAATGCGCTGGAGCCATACCGGATACCCATCCATTCAATGGTGACATACTAA
- a CDS encoding helix-hairpin-helix domain-containing protein, whose amino-acid sequence MSLKKRINDFFEFYPSEKKGVFFLAGLMAFWVLGLYIYQRMPANATHGDPEFEAAVLEYYQGLDAQAAQSSAEAPSNRASVQLFLFDPNVLSFDSLKLLGLPERTARAIVNYRASGGTFRNPDDLAKIYVLSEEDFMRLKPYVEISLADRTATTLPDREKVVTEAAKEKGAGEERQSAMYDMPELVELNLADTSDLVAIRGIGPFFARKIIERRDALGGFRDYTQLKEIYRFDDEKLEMVAPYLSLDTSLVHRIDLNKADIDRLKRHPYITFKIANSIVQMRNAHGSFRRVEDIQRSYLINDSIFGRIKPYLIVHE is encoded by the coding sequence ATGAGCCTGAAAAAACGAATCAACGATTTTTTTGAGTTCTATCCGAGCGAGAAAAAGGGAGTGTTCTTTCTGGCAGGTCTCATGGCTTTTTGGGTATTGGGGCTGTACATTTATCAGCGAATGCCAGCCAATGCAACGCATGGTGACCCGGAATTTGAAGCTGCCGTGTTGGAGTATTATCAAGGCCTGGACGCTCAGGCTGCCCAATCATCAGCAGAGGCTCCATCGAATCGCGCTTCAGTACAGCTGTTCCTGTTCGACCCCAATGTGCTTTCATTTGATTCGCTCAAACTCCTGGGTTTACCTGAGCGAACTGCGAGAGCCATCGTCAATTATCGCGCAAGTGGTGGAACATTTCGCAATCCCGATGACCTTGCCAAAATCTACGTATTGTCGGAGGAAGACTTTATGAGGTTAAAGCCTTATGTAGAGATAAGCCTCGCTGATCGCACAGCCACCACGTTGCCCGACAGGGAAAAGGTGGTAACAGAGGCCGCGAAAGAAAAGGGGGCAGGGGAGGAAAGACAATCCGCAATGTATGACATGCCCGAGTTGGTAGAGTTAAATTTGGCCGATACTTCCGACCTTGTAGCCATCAGAGGAATAGGCCCTTTTTTCGCCCGTAAAATTATAGAGAGACGCGATGCCCTGGGGGGTTTTCGGGATTATACTCAACTCAAGGAAATTTATCGCTTTGATGACGAAAAACTGGAAATGGTTGCACCTTATCTCAGTCTGGATACATCGCTGGTTCATAGAATTGACCTGAACAAGGCAGACATAGACCGTCTTAAAAGACACCCTTACATAACTTTCAAAATTGCCAATTCCATCGTGCAAATGCGCAATGCACATGGTTCTTTTCGCCGGGTAGAAGACATCCAACGCTCCTATTTAATCAATGACTCTATCTTTGGGCGCATCAAACCCTATCTCATCGTACATGAATAG
- a CDS encoding alanine:cation symporter family protein, translated as MKHLTFVLFLVYIQLHSFGQFTAHLETENISREINDGKARVEAKGGERPYSYKWSLQSVPLTDSVSTGLTENTTFKVIVSDARGESVELTGTIEGNSFEERLNSTFIPIVDFMASMLFADPFAFMGIYDPVIYDDAGNAVLHPNGDPRKQPIPFIVVWLVFGAVFFTIKMRFINFRGMAHALQLVRGKYDDPANKGEVSHFQALTTALSATVGLGNIAGVAIAISLGGPGATFWMICAGLLGMASKFTECTLGVKYRFINDKGEVSGGPMYYLSRALTIRGHGILGKVLAALFAVLCIGGSFGGGNMFQANQAWAQMASKVPFFLENRALFGLVLAVLVGLVIIGGIRSIARVTDKIVPLMVGTYVLFAILIIFANIGQIGEAFGHIVGGAFSPEAMRGGFIGVLIVGFQRAAFSNEAGVGSASIAHSASRTDEPVSEGVVALMEPFIDTVVVCTMTALVLIFTGFAFDQSGLEGAQLTSAAFSSVFAWFDWVLLIAIILFAFSTMISWSYYGLKAWTYLFGHGKMKANLYKIIFLIFIVVGASSSLGAVLDFSDLMILGMAFPNIIGLLILANEVRADLKDYMHRIKTGKIRRFTE; from the coding sequence ATGAAACATCTCACCTTTGTCCTTTTTCTGGTTTACATACAGTTACACTCATTCGGGCAATTCACCGCACATCTCGAAACTGAGAACATCAGCCGCGAAATTAACGACGGCAAGGCCCGGGTAGAGGCCAAGGGTGGGGAGAGACCCTATTCCTACAAGTGGAGCCTGCAAAGTGTGCCGCTCACCGATTCAGTGAGTACCGGGCTAACTGAAAACACAACTTTTAAAGTAATCGTTTCCGATGCCCGCGGTGAGTCGGTTGAACTTACGGGAACCATTGAGGGTAACTCATTTGAAGAAAGACTGAACTCCACCTTTATTCCGATTGTGGATTTTATGGCATCCATGCTATTTGCCGATCCGTTTGCCTTTATGGGTATCTACGATCCGGTTATTTATGATGACGCCGGCAACGCGGTACTGCATCCCAATGGTGATCCGCGAAAACAGCCTATTCCGTTTATTGTGGTTTGGCTGGTTTTTGGAGCCGTGTTTTTCACCATCAAAATGCGATTCATCAATTTTCGTGGGATGGCACATGCGCTCCAATTGGTGCGCGGTAAATACGACGACCCGGCCAATAAAGGAGAGGTTTCACATTTTCAGGCACTAACTACAGCGCTATCTGCCACTGTTGGATTGGGAAACATTGCCGGGGTGGCTATTGCTATCTCGCTCGGAGGGCCGGGTGCCACTTTTTGGATGATTTGTGCGGGGCTGCTGGGTATGGCGAGTAAATTTACAGAGTGCACACTCGGTGTGAAATACCGCTTTATCAATGATAAAGGGGAGGTAAGCGGTGGTCCGATGTATTACCTGAGCAGAGCCTTGACCATTAGAGGGCATGGCATACTGGGTAAAGTGCTTGCAGCTTTGTTTGCGGTGCTTTGTATTGGCGGGTCGTTTGGAGGTGGAAACATGTTTCAGGCCAATCAGGCCTGGGCTCAGATGGCGTCCAAAGTGCCGTTCTTTCTGGAAAACAGAGCTTTGTTTGGTCTCGTTTTAGCCGTGTTGGTGGGGCTGGTAATTATTGGCGGTATCCGCAGTATTGCACGTGTAACGGATAAAATTGTTCCACTTATGGTGGGAACATATGTGCTGTTCGCTATCCTTATCATATTTGCAAATATCGGCCAGATTGGTGAAGCCTTTGGGCATATTGTTGGAGGCGCATTCTCACCGGAGGCAATGCGTGGCGGGTTTATTGGTGTGCTGATTGTGGGTTTTCAGCGGGCGGCATTCTCCAACGAGGCAGGAGTGGGGTCAGCGTCTATTGCGCACTCGGCATCCAGAACAGACGAGCCCGTAAGCGAAGGCGTGGTAGCCCTGATGGAGCCATTTATTGATACGGTGGTAGTATGTACAATGACCGCCCTGGTGCTGATTTTTACCGGATTTGCATTTGATCAATCGGGGCTTGAAGGGGCTCAGCTTACGTCGGCTGCTTTCAGCAGCGTGTTCGCTTGGTTCGATTGGGTGCTGCTTATTGCCATTATCCTTTTTGCTTTTTCAACCATGATATCGTGGTCTTACTATGGTTTGAAGGCCTGGACCTATCTCTTTGGCCACGGAAAAATGAAAGCCAACCTTTATAAGATTATCTTTTTGATTTTCATTGTGGTGGGCGCGTCATCGAGCCTGGGGGCTGTACTCGACTTTTCGGACTTGATGATACTCGGAATGGCCTTTCCCAACATTATTGGCTTATTGATTCTGGCCAACGAAGTACGGGCTGACCTGAAGGATTACATGCATCGCATTAAAACCGGAAAAATCAGGCGTTTCACCGAATAG